A single Methylobacterium sp. 17Sr1-1 DNA region contains:
- a CDS encoding GGDEF domain-containing protein — MPDATPTYLLPRAAPLRWLVDPSLDLPAELRIRLLATLMASPAPLVIGAVAMLIIEAVAVIRHPGPTFPCLLAVDAGLLLLRLVLVARSQRAVAAGRPAPTDLLLASSLTWAGLVGIGTVLCFVSGDPVLQVLAPLTMMGILAGIITRNYAAPRHALAMIVLCDLPLKLMLPFHYGDPWFLIGAVQGLLFVAAMRVTTVKLNRTYVEVLLAQRENQRRATHDALTGLRNRTGLMEDLAARLRRGADGLALLYLDLDGFKAVNDCLGHAAGDALLVEVAGRISAGIPDAWRAARLGGDEFVILACGDRAREAAIVAARLIEAVKAPYTVGVGVGLSVGIGWAAPGMTPEALLAEADAALYRAKAAGKGRLMTAGPGAPGPRAAARVGWA; from the coding sequence ATGCCCGACGCGACGCCGACCTACCTGCTGCCACGCGCCGCGCCGCTGCGCTGGCTCGTGGATCCGAGCCTCGACCTGCCGGCCGAGCTGCGGATCCGCCTGCTCGCGACGCTGATGGCGTCGCCGGCCCCGCTGGTGATCGGCGCGGTGGCGATGCTGATCATCGAGGCCGTGGCGGTGATCCGCCATCCGGGACCGACCTTCCCGTGCCTGCTGGCGGTGGATGCGGGCCTGCTCCTCCTCCGCCTGGTCCTCGTCGCGCGCAGCCAGCGCGCCGTCGCGGCCGGGCGCCCGGCGCCGACCGACCTCCTGCTCGCCAGCAGCCTGACCTGGGCGGGCCTCGTCGGCATCGGCACGGTGCTGTGCTTCGTGAGCGGCGATCCGGTGCTGCAGGTCCTGGCACCGCTGACCATGATGGGCATCCTCGCCGGCATCATCACCCGCAACTACGCCGCGCCGCGCCACGCCCTCGCGATGATCGTGCTGTGCGACCTGCCGCTGAAGCTGATGCTGCCCTTCCATTACGGCGATCCCTGGTTCCTGATCGGGGCGGTGCAGGGCCTGCTGTTCGTGGCCGCGATGCGCGTCACCACGGTCAAGCTCAACCGCACCTACGTCGAGGTGCTGCTCGCCCAGCGGGAGAACCAGCGCCGGGCCACCCACGACGCCCTCACGGGCCTGCGCAACCGCACCGGCCTGATGGAGGACCTCGCCGCCCGGCTGCGGCGCGGCGCCGACGGCCTCGCCCTGCTCTACCTCGACCTCGACGGCTTCAAGGCGGTCAACGACTGCCTCGGCCACGCCGCCGGGGACGCCCTGCTGGTGGAGGTGGCCGGCCGGATCTCCGCCGGAATCCCCGACGCGTGGCGAGCGGCCCGGCTCGGCGGCGACGAATTCGTGATCCTGGCCTGCGGCGACCGCGCCCGCGAGGCGGCGATCGTGGCGGCCCGCCTGATCGAGGCCGTGAAGGCGCCCTACACCGTCGGGGTCGGGGTCGGCCTCAGCGTCGGGATCGGCTGGGCGGCCCCGGGGATGACCCCGGAGGCGCTGCTCGCCGAGGCCGACGCCGCGCTCTACCGCGCCAAGGCCGCCGGCAAGGGCCGCCTGATGACCGCGGGTCCCGGCGCGCCCGGGCCGCGCGCCGCGGCCCGGGTCGGGTGGGCGTGA
- a CDS encoding PhzF family phenazine biosynthesis protein, whose translation MPARRYATLDVFTDTALAGNPLAVVLDAEGLDEAAMQAIAGEFNLSETVFVLPPSEPRHRARLRIFTPAQELAFAGHPTVGTAVLLALGDRRAEIADAVAFGLEEQVGVVPCVVETGEGRGRARFRLPRLPESWGEEPDATTLAGALGLSPSEIGFARHRPSRYSAGTPFHLVPVQGLDALARARTSAEAMVRALGQGAKVFLYTGETGEAGHSFRARMFAPAAGIAEDPATGGAVAAFAGALMQFEPLGSGTHDLVVAQGVEMGRPSEIALQLTIEDGSLRAAEIGGSAVLVSEGVLHL comes from the coding sequence ATGCCCGCACGCCGCTACGCCACCCTGGACGTGTTCACCGACACAGCCCTCGCCGGCAACCCGCTGGCGGTGGTGCTCGACGCCGAGGGGCTGGACGAGGCCGCGATGCAGGCCATCGCCGGAGAGTTCAACCTGTCGGAGACGGTGTTCGTGCTGCCGCCCTCCGAGCCCCGCCACCGGGCGCGGCTGCGGATCTTCACGCCGGCCCAGGAGCTCGCCTTCGCGGGCCACCCGACCGTCGGCACCGCGGTGCTGCTCGCCCTCGGCGACCGGCGGGCGGAGATCGCCGACGCGGTGGCGTTCGGCCTCGAGGAGCAGGTCGGGGTGGTGCCCTGCGTGGTCGAGACCGGGGAGGGGAGAGGCCGCGCGCGCTTCCGCCTGCCGCGCCTGCCGGAGAGCTGGGGCGAGGAGCCGGACGCCACGACCCTCGCCGGGGCGCTCGGCCTGTCGCCGTCCGAGATCGGCTTCGCCCGCCACCGGCCGAGCCGCTACAGCGCCGGCACGCCGTTCCACCTCGTGCCCGTGCAGGGACTCGACGCCCTGGCGCGGGCCCGCACCAGCGCCGAGGCGATGGTGCGGGCCCTGGGGCAAGGCGCGAAGGTCTTCCTCTATACCGGCGAGACCGGGGAGGCGGGCCACAGCTTCCGCGCCCGGATGTTCGCCCCCGCCGCCGGCATCGCCGAGGACCCGGCGACCGGCGGCGCGGTCGCGGCCTTCGCCGGCGCCCTGATGCAGTTCGAGCCCTTGGGCAGCGGCACGCACGACCTCGTCGTCGCGCAAGGGGTCGAGATGGGGCGGCCGAGCGAGATCGCGCTCCAGCTCACGATCGAGGACGGCTCCTTACGCGCGGCCGAGATCGGCGGCAGCGCCGTCCTGGTCTCCGAGGGCGTGCTGCACCTCTGA
- a CDS encoding DUF2891 domain-containing protein, translating into MPHTLTPDTAARFAALTLGHVTREYPNKPDHTLAGPEDARTPAELHPVFYGSFDWHSCVHGYWLLARVLRRFPDGPQAPAIQALFDRQLTVEKVAGECAYLDAPTARGFKRPYGWAWALKLADELAQLPEPRWSRALAPMAEIFARRFRDFLPLSPYPVRVGTHFNTAFGLRMAADYADGTGDEALTALLRATAARWYGADADCPAWGEPSGDDFLSSALIEAECLRRLMPAEAFRPWFDRFLPHLAERRPDTLFRPATVTDRSDGKIAHLDGLNLSRAWCLRALAGALPADDARGPVLREAAEAHLDAALPHLADDYMGEHWLASFALLALEA; encoded by the coding sequence TTGCCCCACACCCTGACCCCCGACACCGCCGCCCGCTTCGCCGCCCTCACGCTCGGCCACGTCACCCGGGAATATCCGAACAAGCCGGACCACACGCTCGCCGGCCCGGAGGATGCCCGCACGCCGGCCGAGCTGCACCCGGTCTTCTACGGCAGCTTCGACTGGCATTCCTGCGTGCACGGCTACTGGCTGCTCGCCCGGGTGCTGCGCCGCTTCCCCGACGGGCCGCAGGCGCCGGCGATCCAGGCGCTGTTCGACCGGCAGCTGACCGTGGAGAAGGTCGCGGGCGAGTGCGCCTATCTCGACGCGCCGACGGCGCGGGGGTTCAAGCGGCCCTATGGCTGGGCCTGGGCGCTCAAGCTCGCCGACGAGCTGGCGCAGCTGCCCGAACCGCGCTGGTCGCGGGCGCTGGCGCCGATGGCCGAGATCTTCGCCCGGCGCTTCCGGGATTTCCTGCCGCTCTCGCCCTATCCGGTGCGGGTCGGCACCCACTTCAACACCGCCTTCGGGTTGCGGATGGCGGCGGATTACGCGGACGGCACGGGGGACGAGGCCCTGACGGCGCTGCTGCGCGCCACCGCCGCGCGCTGGTACGGCGCGGATGCCGATTGCCCGGCCTGGGGCGAGCCGAGCGGCGACGACTTCCTGTCCTCCGCGCTGATCGAGGCCGAGTGCCTGCGCCGCCTGATGCCGGCCGAGGCGTTCCGGCCCTGGTTCGACCGCTTCCTGCCGCACCTCGCCGAGCGCCGGCCCGACACCCTGTTCCGGCCGGCGACCGTCACCGACCGCAGCGACGGCAAGATCGCCCATCTCGACGGGCTCAACCTCAGCCGCGCCTGGTGCCTGCGGGCGCTCGCCGGCGCGCTGCCGGCGGACGACGCCCGCGGGCCGGTGCTGCGGGAGGCGGCGGAGGCGCATCTCGACGCGGCGCTCCCGCACCTCGCCGACGACTACATGGGCGAGCACTGGCTCGCGAGCTTCGCACTTCTGGCGCTGGAGGCGTGA
- a CDS encoding NUDIX hydrolase, with translation MSLTLTPARRVEARMVAHDWPWARDHRAAIMAHWDERRAARPAMFNGTVLMLRHWTLTDGVLDAELFEADYAALIALKDWGFPDGSVLNVFAAAVPRTRDGTFLLGEMGPHTAAAGRVYFPCGTPDPTDIGPDGQVDLAASALRELREETGLVAPAGPDPGWMIVRDGGLMALLRPVQLAADEAAVRAGIEAHLAAETEPELSAIVGVRAAADLDPARMPGFVRHYLASVLAA, from the coding sequence ATGAGCCTCACCCTCACTCCGGCCCGCCGGGTCGAGGCCCGGATGGTCGCCCACGACTGGCCCTGGGCCCGCGACCACCGGGCCGCCATCATGGCCCATTGGGACGAGCGGCGGGCGGCCCGCCCGGCGATGTTCAACGGCACGGTGCTGATGCTGCGCCACTGGACGCTGACCGACGGCGTGCTCGACGCCGAGCTGTTCGAGGCCGACTACGCCGCCCTCATCGCCCTGAAGGACTGGGGCTTTCCGGACGGGAGCGTCCTCAACGTCTTCGCGGCGGCGGTGCCGCGCACCCGGGACGGCACCTTCCTCCTCGGCGAGATGGGGCCGCACACGGCGGCCGCCGGGCGGGTCTACTTCCCCTGCGGCACGCCGGATCCGACCGATATCGGCCCCGACGGGCAAGTCGACCTCGCGGCGAGCGCGTTGCGCGAGTTGCGGGAGGAAACCGGCCTCGTCGCCCCGGCGGGGCCGGATCCCGGCTGGATGATCGTGCGCGACGGTGGCCTGATGGCCCTGCTGCGCCCGGTGCAGCTCGCCGCGGACGAGGCCGCCGTGCGGGCGGGCATCGAAGCCCACCTCGCGGCGGAAACGGAGCCGGAGCTGTCGGCCATCGTCGGGGTGCGCGCGGCGGCGGACCTCGATCCGGCGCGGATGCCCGGCTTCGTCCGGCACTACCTCGCGAGCGTGCTGGCCGCCTGA
- the pdxY gene encoding pyridoxal kinase PdxY — MNVLSIQSHVAYGHVGNASAVFPMQRLGVEVWAVHTVQFSNHTGYGAWRGRVFDGPAIEELVEGIAERGVLPSCDGVLSGYMGSADIGTAILRAVARVRQANPAALYCCDPVIGDTGRGVFVRPGIPEFMRDHAVPAADLITPNQFELDYLSGIETRTLADAKAAVAAVQASGPKVVLVTSLHTEETPDDSIDMLAGANGQFWRLRTPRLSLSVNGAGDATAALFLVHYARSRSAGEALGAAAASIYGLLRRTAEAGAREILTVAAQDEFVAPSRTFPVEAV; from the coding sequence ATGAACGTCCTGTCGATCCAGTCCCACGTCGCCTATGGCCATGTCGGCAACGCCTCGGCGGTCTTCCCGATGCAGCGGCTCGGGGTCGAGGTCTGGGCGGTGCACACGGTGCAGTTCTCCAACCATACCGGCTACGGCGCCTGGCGCGGCCGGGTGTTCGACGGGCCGGCGATCGAGGAGCTGGTCGAGGGCATCGCCGAGCGCGGGGTGCTGCCCTCCTGCGACGGGGTGCTGTCGGGCTACATGGGCTCGGCCGATATCGGCACCGCGATCCTGCGGGCGGTGGCGCGCGTGCGGCAGGCGAACCCCGCGGCGCTCTATTGCTGCGATCCGGTGATCGGCGATACCGGCCGCGGGGTGTTCGTGCGCCCGGGCATCCCGGAATTCATGCGCGACCACGCGGTGCCGGCGGCCGACCTCATCACCCCGAACCAGTTCGAGCTCGACTACTTGAGCGGGATCGAGACCCGGACGCTGGCCGACGCCAAGGCCGCCGTGGCCGCCGTGCAGGCGAGCGGGCCGAAGGTGGTGCTGGTGACCTCGCTCCACACCGAGGAGACGCCCGACGACAGCATCGACATGCTGGCCGGCGCGAACGGCCAGTTCTGGCGCCTGCGCACCCCGCGGCTGTCGCTCAGCGTCAACGGCGCGGGCGACGCCACCGCGGCCCTGTTCCTGGTGCATTACGCCCGCAGCCGCTCGGCCGGCGAGGCCCTGGGCGCCGCCGCCGCCTCGATCTACGGCCTCCTGCGCCGCACCGCGGAGGCCGGCGCCCGGGAGATCCTGACCGTGGCGGCCCAGGACGAGTTCGTGGCGCCGAGCCGCACCTTCCCGGTCGAGGCGGTGTGA
- a CDS encoding DedA family protein — MDFESLRTTVLDFLRDHQAWAPVITGIIAFCESLAVLSLLVPATVILIGIGALIGSGAIPFLPVMVGAAIGAILGDWVSYEIGRYYKDGAKKLWPLSRYPEMVQKGETFCQRWGAWAIFVGRFIGPARAVVPLVAGVALLPRFWFQLANLSSAFVWAFVWLAPGAGLIDWLRRA, encoded by the coding sequence ATGGATTTCGAGAGCTTACGCACCACGGTGCTCGACTTCCTGCGCGACCACCAGGCCTGGGCGCCGGTGATCACCGGGATCATCGCCTTCTGCGAGTCGCTCGCGGTGCTCTCGCTGCTGGTACCGGCGACCGTGATCCTGATCGGGATCGGGGCGCTGATCGGCTCGGGGGCGATCCCCTTCCTGCCGGTGATGGTCGGGGCGGCGATCGGGGCGATCCTCGGCGACTGGGTGTCCTACGAGATCGGCCGCTACTACAAGGACGGCGCCAAGAAGCTCTGGCCGCTCAGCCGCTACCCCGAGATGGTGCAGAAGGGCGAGACTTTCTGCCAGCGCTGGGGCGCCTGGGCGATCTTCGTCGGCCGCTTCATCGGCCCGGCGCGGGCGGTGGTGCCGCTCGTCGCCGGGGTGGCGCTGCTGCCGCGATTCTGGTTCCAACTCGCCAACCTGTCCTCGGCCTTCGTCTGGGCCTTCGTCTGGCTGGCGCCGGGCGCCGGGCTGATCGACTGGCTGCGACGCGCCTGA
- a CDS encoding ABC transporter ATP-binding protein: protein MRLVGGTALAHGDAVRLENVGIAFTLKGGKRYVAVEGIDLGVSPGEFVAVVGPTGSGKSTLLNAAAGLLKPASGSVTVFSSALSGLNGRAGYLFQADALMPWKTALDNVAVALEPQKVPRAEALARARDWLGRVGLSAFVDRYPHMLSGGQRKRVALAQMLIRDPEILLMDEPFGPLDAQTRQIMGNLLLELWAANRKAVMFVTHDLEEAIALSDRVVVLSAGPAARIVGQFKVDLARPRDISEIRLEPHFHALYKEIWSCLRVEVSRAYAGGPA, encoded by the coding sequence ATGCGCCTCGTCGGCGGCACGGCGCTCGCCCACGGCGATGCGGTGCGGCTGGAGAATGTCGGCATCGCCTTCACCCTGAAGGGCGGCAAGCGCTACGTCGCCGTCGAGGGCATCGATCTCGGCGTGAGCCCCGGCGAGTTCGTGGCGGTGGTCGGGCCGACGGGGTCCGGCAAGTCGACCCTGCTCAACGCCGCCGCCGGCCTGCTGAAGCCGGCCTCCGGCAGCGTCACGGTGTTCTCCTCGGCGCTGTCGGGCCTGAACGGCCGCGCCGGCTACCTGTTCCAGGCCGATGCCCTGATGCCGTGGAAGACGGCGCTCGACAACGTCGCGGTGGCGCTGGAGCCGCAGAAGGTCCCGCGCGCCGAGGCGCTGGCGCGGGCCCGCGACTGGCTCGGCCGGGTCGGGCTCTCGGCCTTCGTCGACCGCTATCCGCACATGCTCTCGGGCGGCCAGCGCAAGCGCGTGGCGCTCGCCCAGATGCTGATCCGGGATCCCGAGATCCTGCTGATGGACGAGCCGTTCGGGCCGCTCGACGCGCAGACCCGGCAGATCATGGGCAACCTGCTGCTGGAGCTGTGGGCCGCCAACCGCAAGGCGGTGATGTTCGTCACCCACGACCTCGAGGAGGCGATCGCGCTCTCCGACCGGGTGGTGGTGCTCTCGGCCGGGCCCGCCGCCCGCATCGTCGGCCAGTTCAAGGTGGATCTGGCCCGCCCGCGCGACATCAGCGAGATCCGCCTCGAGCCGCACTTCCACGCCCTCTACAAGGAGATCTGGTCGTGCCTGCGGGTCGAGGTCTCCCGCGCCTATGCGGGCGGTCCCGCGTGA
- a CDS encoding alpha/beta hydrolase domain-containing protein, with product MTRMPRAVALAMLGCGLATGPAGAEVTRFETVAAEKPALQGRSFGERGQAEKITGRATIALDPADPHNAVIADLALAPRNAAGRVEAVADVVLLRPERPNGLLIVEIPNRGRKLIGPLFEGASTEASSRLEQAGDAGRGFLLSRGYTLAWIGWQGDIAPGAGMGIRLPVLAGLTGPSREEWSFDNTQSPISAALTWPAADLDPGKARLTVRARPEDPRATPPDLSFRYLDPKRIEITRPAGFDGSALYELSYTARDPAVMGLGLAAIRDVATFLHHETGDRNPLARDGRSTIDRAVGFGISQAGRVLRDVLYLGLNEDERGRMVFDGMMPHIAGSRRSFTNARFAQPGRNPGPHLDRYYPADQFPFAYATTTDALTGKRDGLFLRCRLTNTCPRLMHVDSEYELWGSRGALVTTDTRGADLSQPPEVRVYMVTGAPHFADPDARTASVPGCALPVSPVHAGAASRALLAALESWITDGVAPPASRYASRADGTLGSPAHLYPPIPGLPYTGLYNPAQWVEPGVEPGDPPVVRGTYPVLLPKVDPDGNTLAGIRLPLIEAPRATYTAWNPTRGVAADTLCNQKGGVLAFPETRAAAKAANDPRVPLEERYPTEGAYAAAVKAAAERMVAERTLLSADAEAMEKAAGEGLLAR from the coding sequence ATGACCAGGATGCCGAGGGCCGTGGCCCTGGCGATGCTCGGCTGCGGCCTCGCCACCGGGCCGGCCGGCGCGGAGGTGACGCGGTTCGAGACCGTCGCGGCGGAAAAACCCGCCCTGCAGGGGCGCAGCTTCGGCGAGCGCGGCCAGGCGGAAAAAATCACCGGCCGGGCGACCATCGCCCTCGATCCCGCCGACCCCCACAACGCGGTCATCGCCGACCTGGCGCTCGCGCCCCGCAACGCCGCGGGCCGGGTCGAGGCGGTGGCCGACGTGGTGCTGCTGCGCCCCGAGCGCCCCAACGGGCTCCTGATCGTCGAGATCCCCAATCGCGGCCGCAAGCTGATCGGCCCCCTGTTCGAGGGCGCCTCGACCGAGGCGTCGAGCCGGCTCGAACAGGCTGGCGATGCGGGACGGGGCTTCCTCCTGTCGCGCGGCTACACGCTGGCCTGGATCGGCTGGCAGGGCGACATCGCGCCGGGCGCGGGCATGGGCATCCGCCTGCCGGTGCTCGCCGGCCTCACCGGCCCGTCGCGCGAGGAGTGGAGCTTCGACAACACGCAATCCCCGATCAGCGCAGCCCTGACCTGGCCCGCCGCCGACCTCGACCCGGGCAAGGCCCGCCTCACCGTGCGGGCGAGGCCGGAGGATCCGCGTGCCACGCCCCCCGACCTGTCGTTCCGCTACCTCGACCCGAAGCGCATCGAGATCACCCGGCCTGCGGGCTTCGACGGCAGCGCCCTCTATGAATTGAGCTACACCGCCCGCGACCCGGCGGTGATGGGCCTCGGCCTCGCGGCGATCCGCGACGTCGCGACCTTCCTGCACCACGAGACGGGCGACCGGAACCCGCTCGCGCGGGACGGCCGCAGCACCATCGACCGGGCGGTCGGCTTCGGCATCTCGCAAGCGGGCCGGGTCCTGCGCGACGTGCTCTATCTCGGCCTCAACGAGGACGAGCGGGGCCGGATGGTGTTCGACGGGATGATGCCGCACATCGCCGGCAGCCGGCGCAGCTTCACCAATGCCCGCTTCGCCCAGCCCGGCCGCAATCCCGGTCCCCATCTCGACCGCTACTACCCCGCCGACCAGTTTCCCTTCGCCTACGCGACCACCACCGATGCGCTCACGGGCAAGCGCGACGGCCTGTTCCTGCGCTGCCGGCTGACCAATACCTGCCCGCGCCTGATGCATGTCGACAGCGAGTACGAGCTGTGGGGCTCCCGCGGCGCGCTCGTGACCACCGACACGCGCGGCGCCGATCTTTCCCAGCCGCCGGAGGTCCGGGTCTACATGGTGACCGGCGCGCCGCACTTCGCGGATCCCGACGCGAGGACCGCCAGCGTGCCCGGCTGCGCCCTGCCGGTGAGCCCGGTCCATGCCGGGGCGGCGTCCCGCGCCCTCCTCGCCGCGCTCGAGTCCTGGATCACCGACGGCGTCGCGCCGCCGGCGAGCCGCTATGCGTCGCGGGCCGACGGCACGCTGGGATCGCCCGCCCATCTCTACCCGCCGATTCCCGGCCTGCCCTATACGGGCCTCTACAACCCGGCGCAGTGGGTGGAACCCGGGGTGGAACCCGGAGACCCGCCGGTGGTGCGCGGCACCTACCCCGTGCTGCTGCCGAAGGTCGATCCCGACGGCAACACGCTGGCGGGCATCCGCCTGCCGCTGATCGAGGCGCCGCGGGCGACCTACACCGCCTGGAACCCAACCCGCGGCGTTGCCGCCGACACCCTGTGCAACCAGAAGGGCGGCGTCCTCGCCTTCCCCGAGACGCGGGCGGCGGCCAAGGCCGCGAACGACCCGCGGGTCCCGCTGGAGGAGCGCTACCCGACCGAGGGCGCCTACGCCGCGGCGGTGAAGGCGGCGGCCGAGCGGATGGTGGCCGAGCGCACGCTGCTGTCGGCGGATGCCGAGGCGATGGAGAAGGCGGCCGGGGAGGGGCTCCTGGCGCGGTGA
- a CDS encoding ABC transporter permease, whose translation MNRLGLLALQILVGLTGLAIWHVLTVYPILGSPKQIQFFFSTPVEVLKRTWTEMTNPEIWGHLWITLQETVLAFVTGALGGIAFGFLFARNALLAAVFDPYIKAANALPRVVLAPIFALWFGLGIWSKVALGFTLVFFIVFFNVYQGVREVSPVVLNNARMLGMSERGLLRHVYWPSALTWMFSSLHTAVGFALVGAVVGEYLGSSAGLGYKIHEAESVFDVTGVFAGMLILTVFVIVIDTVVTLIENRLLVWRPQAGGQG comes from the coding sequence GTGAACCGCCTCGGCCTCCTCGCCCTCCAGATCCTCGTCGGCCTGACGGGCCTCGCGATCTGGCACGTGCTCACCGTCTATCCGATCCTCGGCAGCCCGAAGCAGATCCAGTTCTTCTTCTCGACCCCGGTCGAGGTGCTCAAGCGGACCTGGACCGAGATGACCAACCCCGAGATCTGGGGCCATCTCTGGATCACCCTGCAGGAGACCGTGCTGGCCTTCGTGACGGGAGCGCTCGGCGGCATCGCCTTCGGGTTCCTGTTCGCCCGCAACGCGCTCCTCGCCGCGGTGTTCGACCCCTACATCAAGGCGGCGAACGCCCTGCCGCGGGTGGTGCTGGCGCCGATCTTCGCCCTGTGGTTCGGCCTCGGCATCTGGTCGAAGGTGGCGCTCGGCTTCACCCTGGTGTTCTTCATCGTGTTCTTCAACGTCTACCAGGGCGTGCGCGAGGTGAGCCCGGTGGTGCTCAACAACGCCCGGATGCTCGGGATGAGCGAGCGCGGGCTGCTCCGCCACGTCTACTGGCCCTCGGCGCTGACCTGGATGTTCTCCTCGCTCCACACGGCGGTCGGCTTCGCCCTCGTCGGGGCGGTGGTGGGCGAGTATCTCGGCTCCTCGGCCGGGCTCGGCTACAAGATCCACGAGGCCGAGAGCGTGTTCGACGTCACCGGCGTCTTCGCCGGCATGCTGATCCTGACCGTGTTCGTCATCGTGATCGACACGGTCGTCACCCTGATCGAGAACCGCCTCCTGGTCTGGCGCCCGCAGGCGGGCGGCCAGGGGTGA
- a CDS encoding ABC transporter substrate-binding protein — protein sequence MQRRSFLAGAAALALTPAVPARADIVKVRIGVGGKPLLYYLPLTIAERKGFFKEEGVEAEINDFGGGARSLQALIGGSVDVVTGAYEHTIRMQAKGQDVRAVCELGRFPAIVIGVRKDLAGTVKSAADLKGRKIGVTAPGSSTALTAQYAMIKAGLKASDAALIGVGGGAGAIAAMKKGEIDAIAHLDPVIAKLEADGDITVIIDTRTEAGTRALFGGPNPAAVVYTKQDWIEHHAAGTQKVVNAFAKALKWIVAATPEEIADTVPPAYHFGDKPLYVQAVKNSLESYSRTGIPTQEGMASVLELVRTLDPELQGAKIDLATTVEDRFVKKAMS from the coding sequence ATGCAACGCCGCAGCTTCCTCGCCGGCGCCGCCGCCCTGGCGCTGACCCCGGCCGTGCCCGCCCGGGCCGACATCGTGAAGGTCCGCATCGGCGTCGGCGGCAAGCCGCTCCTCTACTACCTGCCGCTGACGATCGCCGAGCGGAAGGGCTTCTTCAAGGAGGAGGGCGTCGAGGCCGAGATCAACGATTTCGGCGGCGGCGCGCGCTCGCTCCAGGCGCTGATCGGCGGCTCGGTCGACGTGGTGACGGGGGCCTACGAGCACACGATCCGGATGCAGGCCAAGGGCCAGGACGTGCGCGCCGTGTGCGAGCTCGGCCGCTTCCCCGCCATCGTGATCGGGGTGCGCAAGGACCTCGCCGGCACGGTGAAGTCGGCCGCCGACCTCAAGGGCCGCAAGATCGGCGTCACGGCGCCGGGCTCCTCGACCGCGCTGACCGCCCAATACGCGATGATCAAGGCCGGGCTGAAGGCCAGCGACGCGGCCCTCATCGGGGTCGGGGGCGGGGCCGGCGCCATCGCGGCGATGAAGAAGGGCGAGATCGACGCCATCGCGCATCTCGATCCGGTGATCGCCAAGCTCGAGGCCGACGGCGACATCACGGTGATCATCGACACCCGCACCGAGGCCGGCACCCGGGCGCTGTTCGGCGGTCCGAATCCGGCGGCGGTGGTCTACACCAAGCAGGACTGGATCGAGCATCACGCCGCCGGGACCCAGAAGGTCGTCAACGCCTTCGCCAAGGCCCTGAAGTGGATCGTCGCCGCGACGCCGGAGGAGATCGCCGACACGGTGCCGCCGGCCTACCATTTCGGCGACAAGCCGCTCTACGTGCAGGCGGTGAAGAACTCGCTCGAGAGCTATTCCCGCACCGGCATCCCGACCCAGGAGGGCATGGCGAGCGTGCTGGAACTGGTGCGCACCCTCGATCCCGAGCTGCAGGGCGCCAAGATCGACCTCGCCACGACGGTCGAGGACCGGTTCGTCAAGAAGGCGATGAGCTGA
- a CDS encoding PAS domain-containing protein produces the protein MKHPTSRMLHAYWNGLRGARAAPERGEIEPGEIRHVLADSLILEIDAPRHAATVRLAGTRLCALFGAELRGLSFAGLWGEAPAADPWRLVEVVIQDTTGVVVGLVGVTEAGETIDLELLLLPLRHRGKTQARVIGALSPAVIPTWLGLRPIVALRTVSLRILIPEANAAPAPLAAPPPAANDEPGPERRKRFVVHRGGRV, from the coding sequence ATGAAGCACCCGACCAGCCGCATGCTCCACGCCTACTGGAACGGCCTGCGCGGCGCCCGCGCCGCGCCGGAGCGGGGCGAGATCGAGCCCGGCGAGATCCGTCACGTCCTGGCCGACAGCCTGATCCTCGAGATCGACGCCCCCCGGCACGCCGCGACGGTGCGGCTCGCCGGCACCCGGCTCTGCGCGCTGTTCGGGGCCGAGCTGCGGGGCCTCTCCTTCGCGGGCCTGTGGGGCGAGGCACCGGCCGCCGATCCGTGGCGACTCGTCGAGGTGGTGATCCAGGACACCACCGGCGTGGTGGTGGGCCTCGTCGGGGTGACGGAGGCGGGTGAGACGATCGACCTCGAATTGCTGCTGCTGCCCCTGCGCCACCGCGGCAAGACCCAGGCCCGGGTGATCGGCGCGCTGTCGCCGGCGGTGATCCCGACCTGGCTGGGCCTGCGCCCGATCGTGGCCCTGCGCACCGTGTCCCTGCGGATCCTCATCCCGGAAGCGAATGCCGCCCCCGCCCCCCTCGCGGCGCCGCCCCCGGCGGCCAACGACGAGCCGGGCCCGGAGCGCCGCAAGCGCTTCGTGGTGCATCGCGGTGGGCGGGTCTGA